The Bicyclus anynana chromosome 3, ilBicAnyn1.1, whole genome shotgun sequence genome has a window encoding:
- the LOC112048682 gene encoding iroquois-class homeodomain protein irx-5: MTLIQRPSEAKVEQMDGPKEDNGKSMRPVRNRRYTRRCLVAGQRPQKRLFTPEIKRYLKDWLVRRRENPYPNREEKKQLSRETGLTYIQICNWFANWRRKLKNANADRNQLTWGHLIRTYNDKAQGNVEQFSICSDDSIWSEPEPTSPGFETLETDERLEQSPDSVNSYKQEDTDESCTSQDKYENFNNNSNEIEPCDTGNCNSKAIPSPVLLSKWLESAARFQPSETNYSWWAEGRRWKQERKIQRTDVALRHDRDEVEAAVALTALATASSRLTAL; this comes from the exons ATGACACTCATCCAAAGGCCCAGTGAGGCTAAAGTGGAACAAATGGATGGTCCGAAGGAAGACAACGGGAAGTCTATGAGACCAGTGAGGAACAGGCGATACACAAG GAGATGTCTAGTAGCAGGCCAGCGGCCACAGAAGAGGCTCTTCACTCCAGAAATAAAACGCTATTTGAAAGACTGGCTCGTGAGGCGAAGAGAAAATCCTTATCCGAACCGCGAAGAGAAAAAACAATTATCTCGCGAAACAGGTCTCACGTACATACAG ATATGCAATTGGTTTGCTAACTGGCGCCGAAAGTTGAAAAACGCTAACGCAGATCGGAACCAGCTGACTTGGGGACATCTCATCCGCACTTATAATGACAAAGCCCAAGGCAACGTGGAACAGTTTAGCATCTGCTCCGATGACAGCATTTGGAGCGAACCAGAACCTACCAGCCCTGGCTTTGAAACCCTAGAAACAGATGAAAGATTGGAACAAAGCCCAGACTCTGTGAACTCCTACAAGCAGGAAGACACTGATGAATCCTGCACATCACAGGACAAATACGAAAATTTCAACAACAATTCCAACGAAATAGAGCCTTGTGATACAGGCAACTGCAACAGCAAGGCCATTCCTAGTCCTGTACTTCTAAGCAAATGGTTGGAGAGTGCAGCGAGATTTCAGCCCAGCGAAACAAATTATTCTTGGTGGGCGGAAGGAAGAAGATGGAAGCAAGAAAGGAAAATACAACGGACAGACGTTGCGCTCAGGCATGACAGAGACGAAGTGGAAGCAGCAGTGGCGCTGACGGCACTAGCTACAGCCTCCAGTCGCCTCACTGCGCTATGA